A portion of the bacterium genome contains these proteins:
- a CDS encoding tail fiber domain-containing protein, giving the protein MKTALAALLAAALNAFAIPQLVNYQGQLTSLGGAPLDTTVAMTFRLYGSAGGGTAIWTESHPAVTVTDGLFNVLLGSVTVLPDSFAVNRWLGVTIGADTEMSPRNQVVSVGHAYRVGTVDGALGGTVLNDLTVTGKGTFGPGQTNSGSNSFVAGSNNTASGSNSVALGGTNTASANRAAVLSGSDNTASGQNTVVAGGNDNGAVGLNSNIGGGRNNRTNGQYATVGGGGGASAIDSNSARGNYSAVGGGGGNYAQGPYSGIQSGYANRATNWIASIGGGQDNDATGYGARIGGGLNNTASDSFAVVAGGNNNVASGRFSFVGGGQQDTASGYYSTVSGGRFNNASTSYTSIGGGILCEASAEYATVGGGYENVAAGFSATVSGGITNVASGGAATVGGGVSNDALGASATVGGGGGNIARGDYSFVGGGGGTFISDSNSASNVFAVVVGGSRNLASGPGSFVGGGIRNNSRGDFSFIGGGGGWLSQDSNSVRGEHSAIVCGLGNDVEGWNAFIGCGLNNTIGAGATYAFIGSGQDQLASGTHSFIGGGMRNFVRGGYSFIGGGGGLLDSDTNSVRGEHSAIVCGLGNDVEGWNAFIGCGLNNTIGAGATYAFIGSGQDQLASGLNSSIVGGSANLSSGTHAFIGGGNANIASGQYATVPGGQSNQALGNYSVAMGHQAQANNAGSFVYADNSGSSFSSSVSNQFNVRAAGGIRLYTNSGLSSGVTLAPGGSAWVAVSDSTKKRDIHLTDTKAVLEKVAALPIKNWEYKSEAEGIEHVGPMAQDFWKAFQLGSDSLGISTIDADGVLFAAVQELAKLNSEKDKKIADLEARMKLMEAAILQFGSLNNSDKQ; this is encoded by the coding sequence ATGAAAACCGCACTTGCAGCCCTTTTGGCCGCGGCCCTGAACGCCTTTGCGATACCGCAACTTGTCAACTATCAGGGACAATTGACCTCGTTGGGCGGTGCGCCGCTGGACACGACGGTGGCGATGACCTTTCGACTTTACGGTTCCGCAGGCGGCGGAACGGCGATTTGGACAGAGTCGCATCCAGCCGTAACGGTGACAGATGGGCTGTTCAACGTATTGTTAGGTTCCGTGACCGTGCTGCCGGACTCGTTTGCTGTCAACCGTTGGCTGGGCGTGACGATTGGTGCAGATACGGAAATGAGTCCGAGAAATCAAGTCGTCTCGGTCGGTCACGCTTATCGCGTGGGAACGGTGGACGGTGCGCTGGGTGGCACCGTCTTGAACGACCTCACCGTCACGGGCAAGGGGACATTCGGACCCGGACAGACAAACTCGGGGAGCAACTCGTTTGTGGCAGGTTCGAACAACACAGCCTCGGGGTCGAACTCGGTTGCACTGGGTGGAACGAACACGGCATCTGCCAACCGCGCGGCGGTTCTCAGCGGATCGGATAATACCGCCAGCGGACAGAACACAGTTGTGGCCGGAGGAAACGACAATGGAGCAGTAGGTTTGAACTCCAATATTGGCGGCGGTCGCAACAATCGCACAAACGGACAATATGCAACCGTTGGCGGCGGCGGTGGAGCAAGCGCGATTGACTCGAACAGTGCACGAGGCAACTACTCCGCGGTGGGTGGTGGAGGCGGCAACTACGCGCAGGGTCCATACTCCGGCATTCAATCGGGTTACGCCAATCGTGCGACGAATTGGATTGCTTCCATTGGTGGCGGACAAGACAACGACGCCACCGGATACGGTGCGCGCATCGGCGGCGGATTGAATAATACGGCGTCGGATAGTTTTGCGGTCGTGGCGGGAGGAAACAACAACGTGGCGTCGGGGAGATTCTCGTTTGTCGGCGGAGGGCAGCAGGATACTGCGTCGGGGTACTATTCGACGGTAAGTGGAGGACGGTTTAATAATGCCTCCACTTCCTATACTTCAATCGGTGGAGGAATTCTATGTGAAGCGAGCGCAGAATACGCTACGGTCGGCGGCGGATATGAAAATGTCGCCGCAGGCTTTTCTGCGACAGTCAGCGGTGGAATCACCAATGTCGCCTCAGGTGGGGCGGCGACGGTCGGCGGCGGCGTCTCAAATGATGCCTTAGGTGCGTCCGCGACGGTCGGCGGTGGCGGCGGAAACATAGCGCGCGGCGACTATTCATTCGTCGGGGGAGGCGGTGGAACTTTTATCTCGGACTCAAATTCGGCTAGCAACGTATTCGCGGTTGTCGTGGGCGGGTCGAGGAATTTGGCATCCGGCCCGGGATCCTTTGTTGGTGGAGGAATCCGTAACAATTCGCGCGGCGACTTCTCATTCATCGGGGGAGGCGGGGGGTGGTTGAGTCAAGACTCAAATTCAGTACGAGGAGAGCATTCTGCGATCGTCTGCGGATTGGGGAATGACGTAGAAGGATGGAACGCCTTTATCGGTTGCGGACTCAACAACACTATTGGAGCAGGCGCTACTTATGCATTCATCGGCAGTGGCCAAGATCAATTGGCATCCGGCACGCATTCTTTCATTGGCGGTGGCATGCGCAACTTTGTGCGGGGAGGCTACTCTTTCATCGGCGGCGGCGGCGGACTTCTCGACTCGGACACAAATTCGGTTCGCGGCGAACACTCTGCAATCGTCTGCGGGCTGGGCAATGACGTAGAAGGATGGAATGCCTTTATCGGTTGCGGACTCAACAACACTATTGGAGCAGGCGCTACTTATGCATTCATCGGCAGTGGCCAAGATCAATTGGCATCGGGCTTGAACAGCTCCATCGTCGGCGGTTCTGCCAATCTCTCCTCAGGCACACACGCGTTCATTGGCGGCGGCAATGCGAATATTGCTTCGGGACAATATGCCACGGTGCCGGGCGGGCAGAGCAATCAGGCGTTGGGGAACTACTCGGTGGCAATGGGACATCAAGCTCAGGCGAACAATGCCGGGAGTTTTGTCTATGCGGACAACAGCGGTTCGAGCTTTTCTTCCTCGGTATCAAACCAATTCAACGTGCGCGCTGCGGGTGGAATACGGCTTTACACCAATTCTGGTCTTTCATCCGGCGTGACGTTGGCACCAGGCGGCAGCGCTTGGGTTGCGGTGTCCGATTCCACAAAGAAGCGCGACATTCACCTGACCGACACCAAGGCTGTGCTGGAGAAGGTTGCGGCGCTTCCCATCAAGAACTGGGAATACAAGTCGGAAGCAGA
- a CDS encoding efflux RND transporter permease subunit, whose translation MQLANKNLIRSGHTAPWATTRPRRKRKNNYFRPRYATTEVSKCNLATGTENGGRPVLDDLDKITFTSLPKGVTREFAGQSQEYKESSTGLYYFFLLALVFIFLVLAAQFESFVHPFTILLSVPLAVFGALVSLFVFGQSMNIYSQIGLIMLIGLVTKNAILIVEFANQLRARGREVKDAIVEASLIRLRPILMTSFATIFGILPIAIGLGAGAEARRPLGIAVVGGMLFSTFLTLVLVPVVYSIFAKYTPVHEVEKAIVEEQEADLAASPQHAS comes from the coding sequence ATGCAGCTTGCGAACAAAAATCTAATCCGGTCAGGCCACACAGCTCCCTGGGCTACAACCCGCCCGCGCCGGAAACGAAAAAACAATTACTTCCGTCCCCGCTACGCTACGACGGAAGTAAGCAAGTGTAATCTTGCAACTGGTACAGAAAATGGGGGCAGACCAGTGCTCGATGACCTTGACAAGATTACTTTCACCAGTCTTCCCAAAGGCGTAACCCGGGAATTTGCCGGACAATCTCAGGAATACAAAGAGTCAAGCACAGGACTTTACTACTTCTTCCTCCTCGCGCTTGTGTTCATTTTCCTGGTGCTTGCGGCGCAGTTCGAAAGCTTCGTGCATCCCTTCACGATTCTTCTGTCTGTGCCGCTTGCTGTCTTCGGAGCGCTGGTCTCGTTGTTCGTGTTTGGACAATCAATGAACATCTACTCGCAGATTGGTCTCATCATGTTGATAGGATTGGTGACAAAGAATGCAATTCTTATTGTCGAGTTTGCCAATCAGCTCCGCGCGCGAGGCAGGGAGGTGAAAGATGCCATTGTCGAGGCTTCGCTCATTCGCCTGAGACCTATTCTCATGACCTCTTTTGCGACAATCTTCGGCATTCTGCCCATTGCCATCGGACTGGGTGCGGGCGCCGAAGCACGCAGGCCGCTTGGAATTGCCGTGGTCGGCGGTATGCTGTTCTCAACCTTCCTCACTCTCGTGTTGGTGCCGGTGGTCTATTCGATTTTTGCCAAATACACTCCGGTACATGAGGTGGAAAAAGCTATCGTCGAAGAGCAGGAGGCTGACCTTGCTGCATCGCCACAACACGCGAGCTAA
- a CDS encoding PAS domain S-box protein, producing MTRKKDEHDVLTRTGSRVHEPEQQPTETTYQYCDRLERALRDYEDRFEGVMDGAACGIWDWDRQTDKVFVSDSFFKLLGFESPRQRLRLRGLFELIHPEDLIQIRNNLKQYLRAGKRFSFDCRFESFGGEYIWMNLSGLPVRDKQGRIKRISGSLIDIDLRVAAFQAQLDSEARFHEAFANSSTGLAIISLEGHYLFANRSFCKLLDRQSSEIVGKSVLEFTYSEDQALTMEMASSLVYEHSRDSGFEKRYIRKDGSIAWARVTSVIHRDQDGMPKYYISLITDLSEQKKIESENQRLEAALRRLQALSTIGTMTSGLAHDLNKLLTPIIGYLDMTLEDLPKESTVRENLEIALESAQHAKDVAIQILNISKKETDGLQMIKLSTIVDNSIKLLRVSLPVGISVERAFETERDVIGADYHQIHQILMNLGVNAGHAMKETGGVLRIRISETEVHLDSFGPNGTRRGQYVRLEISDTGKGMSPETQARIFEPFFTTKDNEEGTGLGLFVVKGIVRRHGGSIHVKSEPGCGTTFTILFPRSIAEAHVSTENHVLDVKGGEHILWVDDEPLILELGKQMLEYLGYRVSVADCSHSAMMQFRESSHDIDLIITDSSIPDLSGEDLALQIHEIRGDIPIILCSGFSAQASNLGQYSAILDKPFSIKELARAVRHSLNMNRQTVQVPSSIAI from the coding sequence ATGACGCGAAAAAAAGATGAACACGATGTCCTGACGCGCACGGGTTCGAGAGTTCACGAGCCGGAGCAGCAGCCGACAGAGACGACATATCAGTATTGCGACAGGCTTGAGCGCGCTCTCCGTGACTACGAAGACAGGTTTGAAGGAGTGATGGACGGAGCTGCATGCGGAATATGGGACTGGGACAGGCAAACGGACAAAGTGTTTGTTTCGGACAGTTTTTTCAAGCTGTTGGGCTTTGAATCACCGAGGCAACGACTTAGGCTGCGCGGACTATTCGAACTCATTCATCCCGAAGACTTGATTCAGATTCGCAACAATTTGAAACAGTATCTGCGCGCGGGCAAGCGCTTTTCGTTCGATTGCCGGTTTGAGTCCTTCGGCGGGGAATATATCTGGATGAATCTCTCCGGACTGCCCGTGCGAGACAAACAGGGCCGAATCAAGAGAATTTCCGGCTCATTGATTGATATAGACTTGAGAGTCGCCGCATTTCAAGCTCAGTTAGACAGCGAGGCGCGGTTTCACGAAGCGTTTGCGAATTCTTCAACCGGGCTTGCCATTATCAGTCTTGAAGGTCACTATCTTTTTGCCAACCGGAGCTTCTGCAAGTTGCTCGACCGGCAGTCGAGCGAAATTGTCGGCAAGTCCGTCCTTGAATTCACATATTCCGAAGATCAAGCGCTGACCATGGAAATGGCGTCTTCACTGGTGTATGAACACTCGCGCGATTCGGGCTTTGAAAAACGCTACATTCGCAAGGACGGTTCGATTGCGTGGGCTCGAGTGACATCGGTTATCCATCGCGACCAGGATGGGATGCCGAAGTATTACATCAGCTTGATTACCGACTTAAGCGAGCAGAAAAAGATAGAATCGGAGAATCAGAGGCTTGAGGCCGCGCTCCGAAGGCTGCAAGCTCTGAGTACAATTGGAACGATGACGAGCGGTCTGGCTCACGACCTGAACAAGCTGCTCACACCTATTATCGGATACCTTGACATGACCCTGGAGGACTTGCCGAAGGAAAGCACTGTTCGCGAGAATCTGGAAATCGCTCTGGAGTCGGCACAGCACGCAAAAGACGTTGCCATTCAGATATTAAATATCAGCAAGAAAGAGACTGACGGATTGCAAATGATCAAGCTCAGCACGATTGTTGACAACAGCATAAAGTTGCTGCGCGTGTCACTTCCGGTGGGGATTTCCGTAGAGCGCGCGTTTGAAACCGAGCGCGATGTTATCGGAGCTGACTATCATCAGATTCACCAGATATTGATGAATCTTGGAGTGAATGCCGGGCATGCAATGAAAGAAACCGGTGGGGTGCTACGCATCCGCATTTCGGAAACCGAAGTACATTTGGACAGTTTCGGGCCAAACGGAACTCGCAGAGGCCAATACGTCCGCCTCGAGATTTCGGATACGGGCAAGGGAATGAGCCCCGAAACGCAAGCGAGAATTTTCGAACCGTTCTTCACAACCAAGGACAATGAGGAAGGCACGGGACTTGGCCTGTTCGTCGTAAAGGGCATTGTACGCCGACACGGCGGATCAATTCACGTTAAGTCCGAGCCGGGGTGCGGAACGACATTTACGATTCTGTTTCCGCGATCTATAGCGGAAGCGCATGTGAGCACTGAGAATCATGTCCTCGACGTCAAGGGCGGCGAGCACATTCTCTGGGTTGACGATGAACCGCTGATTCTTGAACTCGGCAAACAAATGCTTGAGTATCTTGGATACAGGGTGTCCGTTGCGGATTGCTCACACTCCGCCATGATGCAATTCAGGGAGTCGTCGCACGATATTGACCTTATTATCACGGATTCCTCCATTCCGGATCTCTCGGGCGAAGACCTTGCGCTGCAGATACACGAAATTCGCGGCGACATACCGATTATACTTTGTTCGGGATTCAGTGCACAGGCATCCAATCTTGGACAGTACAGTGCAATACTCGACAAGCCATTCAGCATAAAAGAGTTGGCGCGTGCGGTTCGTCATTCGCTTAACATGAACCGACAAACCGTGCAAGTGCCATCAAGCATCGCAATCTAA